Proteins encoded within one genomic window of Variovorax sp. OAS795:
- a CDS encoding helix-turn-helix transcriptional regulator — MFLATAQARALGDIMRLLAEADNADTLRQDLALPMLDLLRADTYVSFTWSKSTQRFYRVRALNMSLENLRSWDEYYRFIDPLTIPMMERRHPTLATQILCQSDLARTEFFNDFLARDHMHWGVNVYVFAHGQCAGDMRIWRRRERGNFDGNEIDSLRLVEPAFAAALARLQWETNPVLSAPARESASELLQRRSALSPREAQAASLVLSGCPDKLIAKNMAVGLPTVRFHLANAFRKLRVANRTQLAARVLAMIEPL, encoded by the coding sequence ATGTTTCTCGCCACTGCACAGGCTCGCGCTCTCGGGGACATCATGCGTCTGCTGGCCGAGGCCGACAACGCTGATACGCTGCGCCAGGACCTCGCTCTGCCGATGCTCGATCTGCTGCGAGCTGACACCTACGTCTCGTTCACCTGGAGCAAGTCGACGCAACGCTTCTACCGAGTTCGCGCGTTGAACATGTCACTCGAGAACCTGCGCAGTTGGGACGAGTACTACCGCTTCATCGACCCGCTCACCATTCCGATGATGGAGCGACGTCATCCAACTCTGGCGACCCAAATCCTTTGCCAGAGCGATTTGGCGCGAACAGAGTTTTTCAACGACTTCCTAGCCCGCGACCATATGCATTGGGGTGTCAACGTCTATGTTTTCGCGCATGGTCAATGCGCGGGCGACATGCGGATTTGGCGTCGCCGAGAGCGCGGCAACTTCGACGGCAACGAGATCGACTCCCTCCGCCTTGTCGAGCCCGCATTTGCCGCGGCGCTCGCGCGCCTGCAGTGGGAGACCAATCCAGTGCTGTCCGCGCCAGCGCGCGAAAGTGCGAGCGAACTGTTGCAGCGCCGGTCAGCACTGAGCCCGCGCGAGGCTCAGGCCGCTTCGCTGGTGCTTTCCGGCTGCCCCGACAAACTGATAGCCAAAAATATGGCGGTGGGCTTACCGACCGTGCGCTTCCATTTGGCGAATGCGTTCCGCAAGTTGAGGGTCGCGAACCGAACGCAGCTTGCAGCGCGTGTTCTTGCGATGATTGAACCGCTTTAG